One Amorphoplanes digitatis genomic window carries:
- a CDS encoding PadR family transcriptional regulator: MIEKRPEEDVLAADLLRGHTDTIVLAVLRGDDRYGFEIFKRIRDATGGKHEIKEATLYATYRRLLKDGLIEAYWGDESQGGRRKYYRITDAGRAVHRRNVAAWALTRDLIDTLLELDRNAGRQSS, translated from the coding sequence GTGATAGAAAAACGGCCAGAGGAGGACGTTCTCGCGGCGGACCTGCTGCGTGGCCACACCGACACGATCGTGTTGGCGGTGCTGCGAGGCGACGATCGCTACGGGTTCGAGATCTTCAAGCGGATCCGGGACGCCACCGGCGGAAAGCACGAGATCAAAGAGGCGACCCTGTACGCCACGTATCGCCGGCTGCTGAAGGACGGACTCATCGAGGCCTACTGGGGCGACGAGAGCCAGGGCGGCCGGCGCAAGTACTACCGAATCACCGACGCCGGCCGTGCTGTGCACCGGCGCAACGTCGCGGCCTGGGCGCTCACCCGCGACCTCATCGACACCCTGCTCGAGCTGGACCGTAACGCCGGAAGGCAATCATCGTGA
- a CDS encoding permease prefix domain 1-containing protein codes for MTNPNDTADVHRLLDEAFAGIEMTPERQDLKEEVRANLVARALELQADGLSGGAAARRAVEEFGDIHTIIDGTEPSAYAMNAVLRVRPRPAFVLRTVFLSVAGVAGLAVLALAATAGGVPAAGEAVAALVIALASGAITADALRQETTSNHPMPTGRAAGYGVGTAVTLAGLACGWLYLRGADLAWVVAGTALAMAGIGLLSYLGATQTNRHKQWVMRMAESHAEVGNRFADDPSAAARFGIYTLVVWLIAIAAFVLLTLTVGWLWSWLAIVGGLVAMMILVARMLFVTES; via the coding sequence GTGACCAACCCCAACGACACCGCGGACGTTCACCGCCTGCTCGACGAGGCATTCGCGGGCATCGAGATGACCCCCGAACGGCAGGACCTGAAGGAGGAGGTCCGTGCCAACCTGGTCGCCCGGGCCCTCGAACTGCAGGCCGACGGGCTCTCCGGCGGCGCCGCCGCGCGCCGCGCCGTCGAGGAGTTCGGCGACATCCACACGATCATCGACGGCACAGAGCCTTCCGCGTACGCGATGAATGCGGTCCTCCGCGTCCGTCCGCGCCCGGCTTTCGTGCTCCGGACCGTGTTCCTGTCGGTGGCCGGCGTCGCCGGCCTCGCCGTGCTGGCGCTCGCCGCGACGGCCGGCGGTGTTCCGGCGGCCGGTGAGGCCGTTGCGGCGCTCGTCATCGCGCTGGCCTCCGGTGCGATCACCGCCGACGCGCTGCGCCAGGAGACCACGAGCAACCACCCGATGCCCACCGGCCGCGCCGCCGGGTACGGCGTGGGGACAGCGGTGACGCTGGCCGGGCTGGCCTGCGGCTGGCTCTACCTGCGCGGAGCCGATCTCGCCTGGGTCGTCGCCGGAACGGCGCTGGCGATGGCGGGCATCGGGCTCCTGAGTTACCTCGGAGCGACACAGACGAACCGGCACAAGCAGTGGGTGATGCGCATGGCCGAGTCGCACGCCGAGGTCGGCAACCGCTTCGCCGACGATCCCTCGGCCGCCGCCAGGTTCGGCATCTACACCCTGGTCGTCTGGCTGATCGCTATCGCCGCGTTCGTCCTGCTGACCCTGACGGTCGGCTGGCTGTGGTCGTGGCTCGCGATCGTCGGCGGCCTGGTGGCCATGATGATCCTGGTCGCACGCATGTTGTTCGTGACCGAATCCTGA